Proteins found in one Takifugu rubripes chromosome 15, fTakRub1.2, whole genome shotgun sequence genomic segment:
- the LOC115252745 gene encoding homeodomain-interacting protein kinase 1-like translates to MVERNWKPLPIKEIRPIVQQVARALSDMKALRLLHGDIKLHNIMLVNQQLEPLRIKVIDFGLAYDVSATRPGHIFQTVPYRSPEVFLGLPLTTAMDIWSLGCMAAVVFLGALLFEGKTDYDITLAQYYKDTGEMARDLRKHRIRSLDDLLKHPGK, encoded by the exons ATGGTGGAGAGGAATTGGAAGCCTCTACCTATTAAGGAGATCAGACCAATTGTTCAGCAG GTTGCCAGAGCACTCAGCGACATGAAGGCTCTCCGGTTACTGCATGGTGATATTAAACTTCATAACATCATGTTGGTCAACCAACAACTAGAGCCTTTGAGAATCAAAGTGATTGACTTTGGACTCGCCTATGATGTCTCAGCAACCCGACCCGGTCATATCTTCCAGACTGTTCCATACAG ATCTCCAGAGGTTTTCTTGGGTCTTCCATTAACCACAGCTATGGACATTTGGTCCCTGGGCTGCATGGCTGCAGTAGTGTTCTTGGGCGCATTACTCTTTGAAGGAAAAACTGATTATGATATT ACTCTGGCACAATATTACAAAGACACAGGAGAAATGGCAAGGGATTTAAGGAAACATAGAATCAGGTCTTTAGACGACCTGCTAAAG CATCCTGGGAAGTAA
- the LOC115252619 gene encoding uncharacterized protein: MNDVFMFVDMLKLMLHIDATQRVTSHRLLEHQFITMSHIMPFYNLSPYSRSCHEIMMVSQIHSSRDAEWQSSQQVNISSAQPKYDVCPSPLLHPAVMTGQAQLAGHDWDTTVHSKKGSKSKAGDCNSIYEPKLKPSGGSPARETHAGPLMSTSIKPHPEARSHMRIRSVHPSGDPQPQVLCWNTNISQGKRPPFEHTSNDGSSKQLFVKRKTCDDHEIGRRDAKNPKLQHQ, encoded by the exons ATGAATgatgtgtttatgtttgtggACATGCTTAAGCTGATGCTTCACATTGATGCTACTCAGCGTGTCACATCTCATAGACTGCTGGAGCACCAGTTCATCACCATGAGCCACATCATGCCCTTCTACAACCTCAGCCCTTA TTCTCGGTCCTGCCATGAAATTATGATGGTCTCTCAGATTCACAGCAGTAGGGATGCTGAGTGGCAGTCGTCACAGCAGGTCAACATCAGTTCTGCTCAGCCTAAGTACGATGTTTGTCCCTcacctctcctgcatcctgctgTGATGACTGGTCAAGCCCAGCTGGCTGGCCATGACTGGGACACAACTGTACATTCTAAAAAAGGCTCCAAGAGTAAGGCTGGAGATTGCAATAGCATCTATGAGCCCAAGCTGAAGCCGTCTGGAGGTTCTCCAGCAAG AGAAACACATGCAGGTCCACTGATGTCCACCAGCATAAAACCTCACCCTGAGGCTAGATCTCACATGAGAATCAGGTCCGTCCACCCTTCTGGAGACCCTCAACCACAAGTATTGTGTTGGAACACAAATATATCACAGGGAAAAAGGCCTCCATTTGAGCACACGTCAAATGATGGAAGCAGTAAACAGCTGTTTGTCAAAAGAAAGACATGTGATGATCATGAAATCGGGAGAAGAG ATGCAAAGAACCCAAAGCTGCAACACCAATGA
- the LOC101078104 gene encoding claudin-7-B: MANSGLQILGFALALLGVIGLIIGTILPQWKMSAYVGDNIITAVAMYEGLWMSCAFQSTGQIQCKVYDSILQLNSALQATRALMIVSIILVVAGLGVSCMGMKCTTCGGDDKTRKSRIAMTGGIVILIGALCAIVACSWYAHDIIQAFYNPFTPVNTKYEFGSAIFIAWAGAFLTVVGGGMLAASCPRGKSTPRYPMSKPPSSKEYV; encoded by the exons ATGGCCAACTCGGGTCTGCAGATTTTGGGCTTCGCCCTGGCGCTCCTGGGCGTAATCGGATTGATAATCGGCACCATCCTGCCGCAGTGGAAGATGTCGGCCTATGTCGGGGACAACATCATCACCGCGGTGGCCATGTACGAGGGCCTGTGGATGTCGTGCGCCTTCCAGAGCACAGGGCAGATCCAGTGTAAAGTCTACGACTCGATCCTGCAGCTCAATA GTGCCCTGCAGGCCACTCGCGCCCTCATGATCGTCAGCATTATCCTGGTGGTGGCCGGACTGGGTGTATCCTGCATGGGAATGAAGTGCACCACCTGTGGGGGGGATGACAAAACACGCAAGTCCCGCATCGCCATGACCGGAGGCATCGTCATCCTGATTGGAG ctttgtgtgCCATCGTCGCCTGTTCCTGGTACGCCCATGACATCATCCAAGCCTTCTACAACCCTTTCACCCCTGTCAACACCAA ATATGAGTTTGGTTCTGCCATCTTCATCGCCTGGGCCGGAGCCTTCCTGACTGTAGTGGGGGGTGGCATGCTGGCCGCATCCTGCCCAAGAGGGAAGTCTACACCCAGATACCCCATGTCCAAACCCCCCAGCAGCAAAGAATATGTGTGA
- the npm1a gene encoding nucleophosmin 1a, with protein sequence MNGLDEETMAPQTFLYGCLLEAGKEVVFNPEDDGFEHQLDLRMACVDPKTKDELHMVEMEGQDAEGQKVKAVLVSLKPSSLPSACLGGFTITPPAVFRLKAGSGPIHISGQHLVMMEADQSFDEDDDDEEEEEEEEEEEDVKTSKKRPAASPASKSQKKMKMDLEEDGDDEDDDDDDDDEDEEDDEDDDEEEDIEESPVKAKATPSKQKPPAQNGKSPKPNTPAQKQVKTPKGKGDKPKTSPSPKAALTLPEVKAKMMEAVKKGVTLPKAQPKFENFLKNGYRVADPEVVAELWKWRQTVKDSK encoded by the exons ATGAACGGTTTAGACGAAGAAACGATGGCACCGCAGACCTTCCTCTACG GGTGTTTGCTGGAAGCTGGGAAGGAGGTCGTGTTCAACCCAGAGGACGATGGATTTGAGCATCAACTGGACCTAAGGATG gctTGTGTGGACCCAAAAACAAAAGATGAACTCCACATGGTTGAGATGGAAGGACAAGATGCAGAGGGCCAGAAAGTCAAGGCAGTTCTGGTCTCACTTaagccctcctctctgcccagT GCTTGCCTGGGTGGGTTCACCATCACGCCTCCAGCAGTCTTCCGTCTAAAAGCAGGTTCTGGTCCAATTCACATAAGTGGACAGCACCTCGTCA TGATGGAGGCCGATCAGTCCTTCgacgaggatgatgatgatgaagaggaggaggaggaggaagaagaggaggaagatgttaAAACGTCAAAGAAAAGACCTGCTGCGTCACCAGCTTCAAAATCACAG aaaaaaatgaaaatggacCTGGAAGAGGATGGAGACGACGAAGACGA tgatgatgatgatgacgacgaggacgaggaggatgatgaggatgatgacgagGAAGAGGACATCGAGGAGTCGCCTGTTAAG GCGAAAGCAACACCGTCCAAACAGAAACCACCAGCTCAGAATGGAAAGAGTCCTAAACCAAACACCCCCGCACAGAAGCAG GTGAAGACCCCCAAAGGGAAGGGGGATAAGCCTAAAACTTCACCCTCTCCCAAAGCAGCTCTAACCCTTCCTGAAGTCAAAGCCAAAATGATGGAGGCAGTAAAGAAG GGAGTCACATTACCCAAAGCCCAGCCCAAGTTTGAGAACTTTCTGAAGAATGGATACAGAGTGGCTGACCCTGAA GTTGTGGCAGAGTTGTGGAAGTGGAGGCAGACGGTGAAGGATTCGAAATAA